In one window of Nocardioides panacisoli DNA:
- a CDS encoding glycosyltransferase family 2 protein produces MSWLSRRRSAPQIGVVVPAYDVAAYLPACLDSLLAQTHRDLDVVVVDDGSPDDSGEIAEQYAARDERVRVLHIDNRGLGGARNEGLRHVRGEWITFADSDDVVPPTAYERLLAQGRRTRADLVTGDVARLVGDEVRTLGWSQRLHDADRRWLRIAERPELLGDVFAWNKLYRREFWDRAGLRWPERIRYEDQPTTTEAFVAAERIGIVPEVVYHWRQREDGTSISQQRASVEDLRDRWTTKRMSLATVAGMGSPEMTQAFLDRVLPGDLWRYFRLIPEADDEWWDLLVAGVREFWGEDRSLVHSTMLPVDRLTGWLVEQGRRDDAALVRRYRATHEGPLPRVPLPDGTVRVDVPGLDHAGVAPEAMALRRGEH; encoded by the coding sequence GTGTCCTGGCTGTCCCGGCGCCGCTCCGCCCCCCAGATCGGTGTCGTCGTCCCCGCGTACGACGTCGCCGCCTACCTGCCCGCCTGCCTGGACAGCCTGCTCGCCCAGACCCACCGCGACCTCGACGTCGTCGTGGTCGACGACGGGTCGCCGGACGACTCCGGCGAGATCGCCGAGCAGTACGCCGCCCGCGACGAGCGCGTGCGCGTCCTCCACATCGACAACCGCGGGCTGGGCGGGGCACGCAACGAGGGCCTGCGGCACGTCCGTGGGGAGTGGATCACCTTCGCCGACTCCGACGACGTGGTCCCGCCGACGGCGTACGAGCGGCTGCTGGCGCAGGGGCGGCGCACACGTGCCGACCTGGTCACCGGTGACGTGGCGCGACTGGTGGGCGACGAGGTGCGCACGCTCGGGTGGTCGCAGCGCCTGCACGACGCCGACCGGCGCTGGCTGCGCATCGCGGAGCGTCCGGAGCTCCTCGGCGACGTCTTCGCGTGGAACAAGCTCTACCGCCGCGAGTTCTGGGACCGCGCCGGGCTGCGGTGGCCCGAGCGGATCCGGTACGAGGACCAGCCCACCACGACCGAGGCCTTCGTGGCGGCCGAGCGCATCGGGATCGTGCCCGAGGTGGTCTACCACTGGCGCCAGCGCGAGGACGGCACGTCGATCAGCCAGCAGCGCGCCAGCGTCGAGGACCTGCGGGACCGGTGGACGACCAAGCGGATGTCGCTGGCCACGGTGGCCGGCATGGGATCACCGGAGATGACGCAGGCGTTCCTCGACCGGGTGCTGCCTGGCGACCTGTGGCGCTACTTCCGGCTGATCCCCGAGGCCGACGACGAGTGGTGGGACCTGCTCGTCGCGGGCGTTCGCGAGTTCTGGGGCGAGGATCGCTCGCTGGTCCACTCCACCATGCTGCCCGTCGACCGGCTCACCGGTTGGCTGGTCGAGCAGGGGCGTCGCGACGACGCCGCACTGGTACGCCGCTACCGCGCCACCCACGAGGGACCGCTCCCCCGCGTCCCACTCCCCGACGGCACGGTGCGGGTGGACGTACCCGGCCTGGACCACGCCGGCGTCGCCCCCGAGGCAATGGCGCTGCGACGAGGAGAGCACTGA
- a CDS encoding sulfotransferase family protein, with product MSAIPHSPDRRVVFVAGAGRSGTSSMSGLLRILGMHVPQPEIVADETNPKGFGEPSWVVETHDRMLGLAGVQVSDSRPQAWDLAREVAERDVEQQRAAAWLAEHLADHPALVVKDPRLSWFLPMWRSAAQRNDATLGFVTMLRPPAEVVGSKRKYYNALNSPSHLAASWVNMLLHTEHETRSAGGGRAFVRYADLLQDWRGTAAHVNSSLGVALSEDPDRVAEADSFIDPALRRVTPDLAELGLAPPLHDLVMDTWNELAALGQPGGDTPDAQARLDELRETYAGLYQAAEDMSTSSRIAARREVRREMRQKFKAERDRVDYEPIPGNRRRVDLIPHEVRALVPAGVRRGVRRALRRPR from the coding sequence GTGAGCGCCATTCCCCACAGCCCGGATCGCCGTGTCGTTTTCGTCGCCGGCGCCGGCCGCAGTGGCACCAGCAGCATGTCGGGCCTCCTGCGGATCCTGGGGATGCACGTGCCGCAGCCGGAGATCGTCGCCGACGAGACCAACCCGAAGGGCTTCGGCGAGCCGTCGTGGGTGGTCGAGACCCACGACCGCATGCTTGGCCTCGCCGGCGTGCAGGTGTCGGACTCCCGTCCGCAGGCCTGGGACCTCGCCCGCGAGGTCGCCGAGCGTGACGTCGAGCAGCAGCGCGCCGCGGCGTGGCTCGCCGAGCACCTGGCCGACCATCCCGCGCTGGTCGTCAAGGACCCGCGGCTGAGCTGGTTCCTCCCCATGTGGCGGTCCGCGGCCCAACGCAACGACGCGACGCTGGGCTTCGTCACCATGCTGCGGCCGCCGGCCGAAGTCGTCGGCAGCAAGCGCAAGTACTACAACGCGCTCAACAGCCCCTCCCACCTGGCCGCCTCCTGGGTCAACATGTTGCTCCACACCGAGCACGAGACCCGGTCCGCCGGCGGCGGACGCGCTTTCGTGCGCTACGCCGACCTGCTCCAGGACTGGCGCGGCACCGCGGCGCACGTCAACTCCTCACTCGGCGTGGCGCTGAGCGAGGACCCCGACCGTGTCGCGGAGGCCGATTCCTTCATCGACCCCGCGCTGCGTCGTGTGACCCCCGACCTGGCCGAGCTCGGCCTCGCCCCGCCGCTGCACGACCTGGTGATGGACACCTGGAATGAGCTGGCCGCGCTGGGCCAACCGGGTGGCGACACCCCGGACGCGCAGGCGCGACTGGACGAGCTGCGCGAGACCTACGCCGGGCTCTACCAGGCCGCCGAGGACATGAGCACCTCCTCGCGCATCGCGGCACGGCGCGAGGTCCGTCGCGAGATGCGTCAGAAGTTCAAGGCCGAGCGCGACCGCGTGGACTACGAGCCGATCCCGGGCAACCGCCGCCGGGTCGACCTGATCCCGCACGAGGTGCGCGCGCTGGTGCCCGCCGGGGTGCGTCGCGGCGTACGCCGCGCCCTGCGCCGGCCCCGCTGA
- a CDS encoding sulfotransferase domain-containing protein, whose translation MRHTSQRSQRQLRRQRRRVDMLADGPSLPITWAIAGVQKAATSTLYRLVSAHRLVTRGPEKEMHFFDREDHDWSDPAYDTYRRPAMRPQHRSAGDATPIYFFWPRAMERMQRYRPDMRLIVVVRDPIERAMSQWAMERARKRYPSVPETIEQFASARLPLEVPADRPQAQFRREQQYTRGLYGQQLRRGLSLFPREQWLLLDFQDVARAPHRVLDRVTDHLDLPRFESHPEPRHGHRSSTEQSGPPPTADHVRQLVDSYARDLEEFTHLSGMDVSHWPTWQVAHGHLPAAEFAERIARKLGLS comes from the coding sequence GTGAGACACACCAGCCAGCGCAGCCAGCGACAGCTCCGGCGCCAACGGCGGCGAGTCGACATGCTCGCCGATGGACCGAGCCTGCCGATCACGTGGGCCATCGCCGGGGTGCAGAAGGCAGCGACGAGCACGCTCTACCGCTTGGTCAGCGCCCACCGGCTCGTCACCCGCGGCCCGGAGAAGGAGATGCACTTCTTCGACCGTGAGGACCACGACTGGAGCGACCCGGCCTATGACACTTACCGGCGACCGGCCATGCGGCCCCAGCACCGCAGTGCGGGTGACGCAACCCCCATCTACTTCTTCTGGCCGCGTGCGATGGAGCGCATGCAGCGCTACCGCCCCGACATGCGGCTCATCGTCGTGGTCCGGGATCCGATCGAGCGGGCCATGTCCCAGTGGGCGATGGAGCGAGCGCGCAAGCGCTACCCGTCGGTGCCGGAAACCATCGAGCAGTTCGCATCGGCTCGACTTCCGCTGGAGGTTCCGGCGGACCGTCCCCAGGCGCAGTTCCGTCGGGAGCAGCAATACACCCGCGGGCTCTACGGGCAACAGCTCAGGCGGGGGCTGTCGCTCTTTCCCCGTGAGCAGTGGCTTCTGTTGGACTTCCAGGACGTGGCCCGGGCGCCACACCGCGTGCTGGATCGGGTCACCGACCACCTCGACCTGCCACGGTTCGAGTCCCACCCGGAGCCCCGCCACGGGCACCGGTCCTCGACCGAGCAGTCAGGCCCTCCGCCGACCGCCGACCACGTGCGGCAGCTCGTGGACTCCTATGCCCGGGACCTCGAGGAGTTCACCCACCTGTCGGGCATGGACGTCTCCCACTGGCCCACGTGGCAGGTCGCCCACGGCCACCTGCCGGCGGCGGAGTTCGCCGAGCGCATCGCGCGCAAGCTCGGCCTGTCCTGA
- a CDS encoding Rossmann-like and DUF2520 domain-containing protein, which produces MSTPEARLRIGLVGAGKVGSVLAARLQRAGDPFEVVAASGESDASRDRAADLLPGVPLDKPSAVARGCDVLLLTVPDDMLANVVRVLADSGALREGQYVVHTSGRHGLAPLAPAAALGARVVALHPAMTFTGTAVDLDRLSGCVFGLTAGDAERDFAERLVAALGGRAMWVPEEMRTLYHAGLAHGANHLVTLVSEAMGMLAAAGVAEPGNTLRPLLQAALDNTLEHGDATLTGPIVRGDVQTVAAHLEDIAVNAPDALPTYVALARATLDRAVTDGRVLPIRAATIAALLDGLAGRAARTTGRVETPAAAETPEAP; this is translated from the coding sequence ATGAGCACACCTGAGGCACGCCTGCGCATCGGCCTGGTCGGCGCCGGCAAGGTCGGTTCCGTCCTCGCGGCCCGGTTGCAGCGCGCCGGCGACCCCTTCGAGGTGGTCGCCGCGTCCGGCGAGTCCGACGCCTCCCGCGACCGCGCCGCTGACCTGCTGCCCGGCGTACCGCTCGACAAGCCCAGCGCCGTGGCGCGCGGTTGCGACGTGCTGCTGCTGACCGTGCCCGACGACATGCTCGCCAACGTCGTCCGCGTGCTCGCCGACAGCGGCGCCCTCCGCGAGGGCCAGTACGTCGTCCACACCTCCGGGCGCCACGGCCTGGCGCCGCTCGCCCCGGCCGCCGCCCTCGGGGCGCGGGTGGTCGCGCTGCACCCGGCGATGACCTTCACCGGCACCGCGGTCGACCTCGACCGCCTGAGCGGCTGCGTCTTCGGCCTCACCGCCGGTGATGCCGAGCGCGACTTCGCCGAGCGCCTGGTCGCCGCCCTCGGTGGCCGCGCCATGTGGGTGCCCGAGGAGATGCGCACGCTCTACCACGCGGGTCTGGCGCACGGCGCCAACCACCTCGTGACGCTGGTCAGCGAGGCGATGGGCATGCTCGCCGCCGCCGGCGTGGCCGAGCCCGGCAACACGCTGCGCCCCCTGCTGCAGGCAGCGCTGGACAACACCCTCGAGCACGGCGACGCGACCCTGACCGGTCCGATCGTGCGCGGTGACGTGCAGACCGTCGCCGCCCACCTGGAGGACATCGCGGTCAACGCGCCCGACGCGCTGCCCACCTACGTCGCGCTCGCCCGCGCCACCCTCGACCGCGCCGTCACCGACGGGCGGGTGCTGCCGATCCGCGCCGCGACCATCGCCGCGCTGCTGGACGGTCTCGCTGGCCGGGCCGCGCGCACCACCGGTCGTGTCGAGACCCCCGCGGCCGCCGAGACGCCGGAGGCGCCGTGA
- the panC gene encoding pantoate--beta-alanine ligase produces the protein MSTAVHTPTVAATRAELAAVLEQRDGDVVLVPTMGALHEGHASLVRRARERAGTDGSVVVSIFVNPLQFGPGEDLDRYPRTFDADLDVCGREGADVVFAPAVDEVYPDGVPTADATDRVTVDPGSLASQLEGAIRPGHFRGVLTVVAKLFGLVRPDAAIFGEKDYQQLVLIRRLVADLCYSGRRGPLEIIGAPTDRESDGLARSSRNRYLDDEERFRAAALSRVLYAARTDAEYGPTAALTAARAELRSATGVDLDYLEIRAADLSELPAEVPPGTRARALIAARVGGIRLIDNVALTLGVPATGGDN, from the coding sequence GTGAGTACGGCGGTCCACACCCCCACGGTCGCGGCCACGCGCGCCGAACTCGCCGCAGTGCTGGAGCAGCGCGACGGCGACGTCGTCCTGGTGCCCACGATGGGCGCCCTCCACGAGGGCCACGCCAGCCTCGTCCGCCGCGCCCGTGAGCGCGCCGGGACCGACGGCTCGGTCGTGGTCTCGATCTTCGTCAACCCGCTGCAGTTCGGGCCCGGTGAGGACCTGGACCGTTACCCCCGCACCTTCGACGCCGACCTGGACGTCTGTGGCCGCGAGGGCGCCGACGTGGTGTTCGCGCCGGCGGTGGACGAGGTCTACCCCGACGGCGTACCGACCGCTGACGCCACCGACCGCGTCACCGTGGACCCCGGCTCGCTCGCCTCCCAGCTCGAGGGCGCGATCCGTCCCGGCCACTTCCGCGGCGTCCTCACCGTGGTCGCCAAGCTCTTCGGCCTGGTGCGGCCCGACGCGGCGATCTTCGGCGAGAAGGACTACCAGCAGTTGGTGCTGATCCGGCGCCTGGTCGCCGACCTGTGCTACTCCGGCCGCCGCGGGCCGCTGGAGATCATCGGCGCTCCGACCGACCGCGAGTCCGACGGCCTCGCCCGGTCCAGCCGCAACCGCTACCTCGACGACGAGGAGCGCTTCCGGGCCGCCGCCCTCAGCCGGGTGCTGTACGCCGCCCGGACCGACGCCGAGTACGGCCCGACCGCTGCGCTCACTGCCGCCCGCGCCGAGTTGCGCAGCGCGACCGGCGTCGACCTGGATTACCTCGAGATCCGCGCCGCGGACCTCTCCGAACTCCCCGCCGAGGTGCCGCCCGGCACCCGGGCCCGCGCTCTCATCGCTGCCCGGGTCGGCGGGATCCGACTCATCGACAACGTGGCACTCACCCTCGGGGTGCCGGCAACCGGAGGAGACAACTGA
- the panD gene encoding aspartate 1-decarboxylase codes for MLRTMMKSKIHRATVTQADLHYVGSVTVDADLLEAADLLEGELVHIVDITNGARLETYTIAGERGSGVIGINGAAARLVHPGDLVILIGYGQMTTEEAQEFQPHVVFVDADNKVMATGFDPAETFGDPSLTRGDVTAGH; via the coding sequence ATGTTGCGCACCATGATGAAGAGCAAGATCCATCGCGCCACGGTGACGCAGGCCGACCTGCACTACGTCGGCTCCGTCACCGTCGACGCCGACCTCCTCGAGGCGGCCGACCTTCTCGAGGGCGAGCTCGTCCACATCGTCGACATCACCAACGGCGCCCGGCTGGAGACCTACACCATCGCCGGCGAGCGCGGCAGCGGCGTCATCGGCATCAACGGCGCCGCCGCGCGCCTCGTGCACCCCGGTGACCTGGTGATCCTCATCGGCTACGGCCAGATGACCACCGAGGAGGCACAGGAGTTCCAGCCCCACGTGGTGTTCGTCGACGCCGACAACAAGGTGATGGCGACCGGCTTCGACCCGGCCGAGACCTTCGGGGACCCCTCGCTCACCCGCGGCGACGTCACCGCGGGCCACTGA